The proteins below are encoded in one region of Deltaproteobacteria bacterium:
- a CDS encoding FtsX-like permease family protein — protein sequence MIAHVAWRLSRRAAVNLWRAPVLSLVSVLTIGLSLFIGAAFVLGLFTARTLLTSWGAEPNMTLYLDPATSDADARALSQQIRGRGDLEVQYVDGKAALNRLRSDLGELGGALDGLTQNPLPPSLEIRPRAALPGSSLRLLAAELGQMRGVHDVEYGREWLDKLEALGSGLRAFGAGALLAVIGAALMVVANTIRLAVYARRDEIEIMKLVGATDAYVRAPFLMEGALQGLLGAAIAVGAVLSAQHWLLPHASQAFSFAAGASAPHLLPAYAGGLLAAGALVGFVGSWIAVARFLKT from the coding sequence ATGATCGCGCACGTCGCCTGGCGGCTCTCCCGGCGCGCCGCCGTCAACCTCTGGCGCGCGCCCGTGCTGTCCCTGGTGTCGGTTCTCACCATCGGGCTCTCGCTCTTCATCGGTGCCGCGTTCGTGCTCGGGCTCTTCACCGCGCGCACGTTGCTGACTTCCTGGGGCGCGGAGCCGAACATGACGCTGTATCTGGACCCGGCGACGAGCGACGCCGATGCGCGTGCGCTTTCGCAGCAGATTCGCGGCAGGGGGGACCTGGAGGTCCAATACGTCGATGGAAAAGCGGCGCTGAACCGGCTTCGCTCCGATCTCGGGGAGCTGGGCGGCGCACTGGACGGGCTGACGCAGAACCCGTTGCCGCCCTCGCTGGAGATCCGGCCGCGCGCCGCGCTTCCCGGATCCTCCCTGCGGCTGCTCGCAGCCGAGCTGGGCCAGATGCGGGGCGTGCATGACGTCGAGTACGGGCGAGAGTGGCTGGACAAGCTGGAGGCCCTGGGTTCCGGCCTGCGCGCCTTCGGCGCGGGAGCGTTGCTGGCCGTGATCGGCGCGGCGTTGATGGTTGTCGCCAACACCATCCGCCTCGCGGTCTACGCGCGGCGCGACGAGATCGAGATCATGAAGCTGGTGGGCGCGACCGACGCATACGTTCGGGCGCCCTTTCTCATGGAGGGCGCGCTGCAGGGGCTGCTCGGCGCGGCTATCGCCGTCGGGGCCGTGCTCAGCGCCCAACATTGGCTGCTGCCGCACGCGTCGCAGGCATTCTCGTTCGCGGCGGGGGCCTCTGCGCCGCATCTGCTCCCCGCTTACGCCGGCGGGCTGCTGGCGGCGGGCGCGCTGGTGGGCTTCGTCGGAAGCTGGATCGCGGTTGCGCGGTTCCTGAAGACATGA
- a CDS encoding tRNA (cytidine(34)-2'-O)-methyltransferase — protein sequence MAAPNTGQKPAAQGLFLTPASARLNVVLVEPKIPPNTGNVARLCAVTGSRLHLVAPLGFRIDDKDLRRAGLDYWDKVHAATWSSFDELLQSEGIVAARLHLFTGRGGTGLWEARFSSGDYLVLGDEVGGLPQPLLDRFVARQVRVPMIAEPSARSLNLSTCAGIAVYEALRQIHTAQPRGTSGEDGTSR from the coding sequence ATGGCGGCACCGAATACCGGGCAGAAGCCTGCGGCACAAGGCCTGTTCCTCACGCCCGCGTCGGCGCGGCTGAACGTCGTGCTGGTCGAACCGAAGATTCCGCCGAACACCGGCAACGTCGCGCGACTTTGCGCGGTGACCGGATCGCGGCTGCACCTGGTGGCCCCGCTCGGGTTCCGAATCGACGACAAGGATCTGCGGCGCGCCGGCCTGGACTATTGGGACAAGGTCCATGCGGCGACGTGGAGCTCGTTCGACGAGCTGCTGCAAAGCGAAGGAATTGTTGCGGCTCGCCTGCATCTCTTCACCGGGCGGGGAGGCACTGGCCTGTGGGAAGCGCGGTTTTCATCGGGCGACTACCTCGTGCTTGGCGACGAGGTAGGCGGTCTCCCACAACCGCTCCTCGACCGCTTTGTGGCCCGGCAGGTGCGCGTTCCGATGATCGCCGAGCCCAGCGCCCGGAGCCTCAACCTCTCCACTTGCGCGGGGATCGCGGTGTACGAGGCGCTCCGACAAATACATACCGCGCAACCCCGCGGAACTTCTGGAGAGGACGGGACTTCGCGGTAG
- a CDS encoding DUF4388 domain-containing protein, whose product MDTIELLPSLAQGDLSETSAPELVAAVFRSRASGTLWLETSQAAEIRIFFRAGDMCGTAAFPGARNLAHVLLANDWVAALDIESSRDEAMKAGKRHGEVLVARKLLTRDQLRAALAAQHTTNLLTLMALTEGKYDWRGWEPPPAWAREVVVDPVGCLVDALEREQHAPRREKMIAWLGNHPVRLSGDWADLEPRITLAPTDRRATALLALPRRVPEFVRASQLEPTRAEAVLAALLLSGAAEPQPDARPATDDADVAPAPPERQKPLDEQEALARLDALSLDDVEEVSPPPAEEEEPLELDLPPNGAGPGQASDSSGMDEGRAREMRKRMLARGIRNLGGMPARGEIEGAVEITPKFPQASHGGGELSADEQRFADDVRSRVRLASRQNAYARLGVEAKASSEAIRNAYLDAAKKFHPDRASGALSSLQAELQTLFGLLKEAYEHIATPAARTKYDGSLTSSSAGARKEEGAIALKMGEVLLKKRDFPEALNKLRRAVDLDATGDALAALAWCLVSDPKSSAAAKEEAATLINRALRAHGATARTYYVAGVLWRTKDPESSVDAFRKALEIDPRHPDAALELRLIEQRRKQSPKGGGVLSGLLFGKRKS is encoded by the coding sequence GTGGACACGATCGAGCTCCTGCCCTCGCTCGCCCAGGGGGATCTGTCCGAGACGAGCGCGCCGGAGCTGGTGGCCGCGGTGTTCCGCTCGCGCGCCAGCGGAACGCTGTGGCTGGAGACGTCCCAGGCGGCCGAGATCCGCATTTTTTTTCGCGCCGGCGACATGTGCGGCACGGCCGCCTTTCCCGGCGCGCGGAACCTCGCGCACGTGCTGCTCGCGAACGACTGGGTCGCCGCGCTCGACATCGAGTCGAGCCGCGATGAGGCGATGAAAGCGGGCAAGCGGCACGGCGAAGTGCTCGTCGCCCGCAAGCTGTTGACGCGCGATCAACTGCGCGCCGCGCTCGCGGCGCAGCACACCACCAATCTCTTGACGTTGATGGCGCTGACGGAGGGCAAGTACGACTGGCGCGGATGGGAGCCGCCTCCCGCCTGGGCGCGCGAGGTGGTCGTCGATCCGGTGGGGTGCCTCGTCGATGCACTCGAGCGGGAGCAGCACGCGCCGCGGCGCGAGAAGATGATCGCCTGGCTCGGCAACCACCCGGTCCGCCTTTCCGGAGACTGGGCGGATCTGGAACCACGCATCACGCTCGCGCCGACGGATCGCCGGGCAACGGCGCTGCTGGCGCTGCCGCGACGGGTACCGGAGTTCGTCCGCGCCTCACAGCTCGAGCCGACGCGCGCGGAAGCCGTGCTGGCTGCGTTGCTGCTGTCGGGCGCCGCGGAGCCGCAACCCGATGCTCGGCCCGCGACGGACGACGCGGATGTTGCGCCGGCGCCTCCCGAGCGGCAGAAGCCGCTCGACGAGCAGGAGGCGCTCGCCCGACTCGACGCGCTCTCGCTGGACGACGTGGAGGAGGTCTCCCCGCCTCCGGCTGAGGAGGAAGAACCGCTCGAGCTCGACCTGCCGCCGAACGGCGCGGGGCCTGGCCAGGCCTCTGACTCGTCGGGTATGGACGAGGGGCGTGCGCGGGAGATGCGCAAGCGCATGCTGGCGCGCGGTATCCGCAATCTCGGCGGGATGCCGGCGCGCGGCGAGATCGAGGGCGCCGTGGAGATCACGCCGAAGTTTCCACAAGCCTCTCACGGCGGTGGCGAGCTCTCGGCGGACGAGCAGCGTTTCGCGGACGACGTGCGCTCGCGCGTCCGCCTGGCCTCGAGGCAGAACGCGTATGCGCGCCTGGGCGTGGAGGCGAAGGCCAGCAGCGAAGCCATCCGCAACGCGTATCTGGATGCCGCGAAGAAGTTCCATCCGGACCGCGCCTCCGGGGCCCTCTCCTCGCTGCAGGCAGAGCTGCAAACGCTCTTCGGCCTGCTCAAGGAGGCCTACGAACACATCGCGACGCCCGCCGCGCGCACCAAGTACGATGGCTCGCTGACCTCCTCGTCCGCGGGTGCGCGCAAGGAGGAGGGGGCCATTGCCTTGAAGATGGGGGAGGTCCTGCTGAAGAAGCGCGATTTTCCCGAGGCGCTGAACAAGCTGCGACGGGCGGTGGACCTCGACGCCACCGGCGATGCGCTGGCGGCACTCGCCTGGTGTCTGGTGAGCGACCCGAAGTCCTCGGCGGCGGCAAAGGAGGAAGCGGCTACGCTGATCAACCGCGCCCTGCGCGCCCACGGCGCCACCGCGCGTACGTACTACGTGGCGGGAGTCCTCTGGCGGACGAAGGATCCTGAGTCCTCCGTGGACGCGTTCCGCAAGGCGCTGGAGATCGATCCTCGCCATCCCGACGCCGCGCTCGAGCTCCGCCTGATCGAGCAGCGGCGCAAGCAATCCCCAAAGGGCGGCGGCGTCCTCTCCGGCCTCCTCTTCGGAAAGCGGAAGAGCTGA
- a CDS encoding DUF192 domain-containing protein — translation MIVRNSRTGAVLAERVERASTMLARLRGLLGRRALPEGEALLIEPCASIHTFFMRFAIDAAFLSRELRVLRAIPDLGPWRATRLHRGAAMALELPRGTLARTGTREGDALELES, via the coding sequence ATGATCGTGCGCAATTCCAGGACCGGCGCCGTGCTCGCGGAGCGCGTCGAGCGCGCGTCGACGATGCTGGCGCGGCTGCGCGGCCTGCTCGGGCGCCGCGCGCTGCCGGAAGGCGAAGCGTTGCTGATCGAGCCTTGCGCTTCGATCCACACGTTCTTCATGCGCTTCGCCATCGACGCCGCGTTTCTTTCCCGGGAGCTGCGGGTGCTGCGCGCCATTCCGGACCTCGGGCCGTGGCGCGCCACGCGCCTCCACCGAGGAGCGGCCATGGCGCTCGAGCTGCCGCGCGGCACGCTCGCGCGGACGGGCACGCGCGAAGGGGATGCGCTCGAGCTGGAATCGTGA
- a CDS encoding NDP-sugar synthase, translated as MNAMVLCAGFGTRLRPLTDKVPKPLVPLCGLPLLRYNFALLKNAGVTTIVINTHHLAPAMEKGAVELARELSIDLSVSRELKHILGTGGGVRRAQAMLGSGTFFLLNGDMMFDVDLPAALAAHRKAGAVATMVLAPYPPGATYGAVEVDGDMNVRRIAGRGASADPALIRMHFTGVHVLEPALIARLPPEGESDINRMAYVRAIHDGARVSGFLQNGYWGDLGAPRSLLRAHLDVLEGRVPLARFRPGADPFAHCEERVPGAYVHPTAHVDAPLRAPALIHAGAKIEAGATLGAGVVIGAGSRVDAGAYVERAVLWPSTHVAAGERVVDQIAAPGVRLDC; from the coding sequence ATGAACGCGATGGTGCTCTGCGCCGGGTTCGGCACGCGCCTGCGCCCGCTCACCGACAAGGTCCCGAAGCCACTGGTGCCGCTGTGCGGGCTGCCGCTGCTCCGATACAACTTCGCGCTCCTCAAGAACGCCGGTGTGACGACGATCGTGATCAACACGCATCATCTCGCCCCGGCGATGGAGAAGGGCGCGGTCGAGCTCGCGCGGGAGCTCAGCATCGATCTCTCCGTCTCGCGGGAGCTCAAGCACATCCTCGGCACCGGAGGCGGCGTCCGGCGCGCGCAGGCGATGCTGGGCAGCGGAACGTTCTTCCTCCTCAACGGCGACATGATGTTCGACGTCGATCTCCCGGCCGCCCTCGCGGCTCACCGCAAGGCGGGCGCCGTCGCCACCATGGTGCTCGCTCCTTATCCTCCCGGAGCGACTTATGGCGCCGTCGAGGTGGACGGCGACATGAACGTCCGCCGCATCGCGGGGCGCGGTGCCTCCGCCGACCCCGCTCTCATCCGCATGCATTTCACCGGCGTGCACGTGCTCGAGCCGGCGCTGATCGCCCGTCTGCCTCCCGAGGGCGAGAGCGACATCAACCGGATGGCCTACGTGCGGGCCATCCACGACGGCGCCCGTGTCAGCGGCTTCCTCCAGAACGGCTACTGGGGCGATCTCGGGGCGCCGCGCTCGCTGCTGCGCGCGCATCTCGACGTTCTCGAGGGTCGCGTGCCGCTCGCGCGGTTCAGGCCCGGCGCGGATCCCTTCGCTCATTGCGAGGAGCGGGTGCCCGGCGCGTACGTGCATCCGACGGCGCACGTCGACGCGCCGCTCCGCGCGCCAGCGCTGATCCACGCCGGTGCGAAGATCGAAGCCGGAGCGACGCTCGGAGCCGGCGTGGTGATTGGCGCCGGATCGCGGGTGGACGCAGGCGCATACGTGGAGCGCGCCGTGCTCTGGCCGAGCACGCACGTGGCCGCCGGGGAGCGCGTCGTCGATCAGATCGCCGCGCCGGGCGTGCGGCTCGATTGTTGA
- a CDS encoding glycosyltransferase codes for MTRVELLFLATYFLVLIILSVYGSHRYVMAYLYYKYKGNLPAPKRKFEILPRVTIQLPVYNEMYVVERLIDAVASIRYPRERLEIQVLDDSTDETQGIARARVERLRHAGVDIQYIHRDNRSGYKAGALQEGLRVASGELIAVFDADFVPSQDFLLRSVHFFSDDRVGMVQVRWEHLNRDYSHLTQAQAIFLDGHFVIEHTARNRSGRFFNFNGTAGVWRRATIEDAGGWQHDTLTEDLDLSYRAQLAGWRFVYLPEVVSPAEVPVEMNAFKSQQHRWAKGSIQTARKLLPRILRSDLSREVKVEAFFHLTANFTYPLMILLTVLMPVSMVIRFKHGWYEVLMLDLPFFWTATMSVVMFYIASQREIGMQWWKRIKYLPFIMALGIGMCVNQSKAVIEAMVGYETGFTRTPKTGMQGRDRSWLKNKYRTLLTAQPLLELALGAYLTSAIWFALDKGVYFSLPFLLLFQWGFFYVGLVSLLQGRIGQLLRWVRRPADDVAAALE; via the coding sequence ATGACCCGGGTGGAGTTGCTGTTCCTCGCGACCTATTTCCTGGTCCTGATCATCCTCTCGGTCTACGGCTCGCACCGCTACGTGATGGCGTACCTGTACTACAAGTACAAGGGCAACCTTCCGGCGCCGAAGAGGAAATTCGAGATCCTGCCGCGGGTGACCATCCAGCTGCCCGTCTACAACGAGATGTACGTCGTCGAACGCCTGATCGACGCGGTGGCGAGCATCCGGTACCCGCGCGAGCGGCTCGAAATCCAGGTCCTCGATGATTCGACTGACGAAACGCAGGGCATCGCCCGGGCAAGGGTCGAGCGGCTGCGCCATGCCGGCGTCGACATCCAGTACATCCACCGGGACAACCGAAGCGGGTACAAGGCCGGTGCTCTTCAGGAGGGGCTGAGGGTCGCGAGCGGCGAGCTGATCGCCGTCTTCGACGCGGACTTCGTCCCTTCGCAAGATTTTCTGCTCCGCTCGGTCCACTTCTTCAGCGACGACCGGGTCGGAATGGTCCAGGTGCGCTGGGAGCACCTGAACCGCGACTACTCGCACCTCACCCAGGCGCAGGCCATCTTCCTCGACGGCCACTTCGTCATCGAGCACACCGCGCGCAACCGCAGCGGCCGGTTCTTCAATTTCAACGGCACCGCCGGCGTCTGGCGGCGTGCCACCATCGAGGACGCCGGCGGGTGGCAGCACGACACGCTGACCGAGGACCTGGATCTGAGCTACCGGGCCCAGCTCGCCGGCTGGCGGTTCGTCTACCTGCCCGAGGTGGTCTCACCCGCCGAGGTGCCGGTGGAGATGAACGCCTTCAAGTCGCAGCAGCACCGCTGGGCGAAAGGCAGCATCCAGACCGCGCGCAAGCTTTTGCCGCGCATCCTCCGCAGCGACCTCTCGCGGGAGGTGAAGGTGGAGGCGTTCTTCCATCTCACCGCCAACTTCACCTATCCGCTGATGATCCTGCTCACCGTGCTGATGCCGGTCAGCATGGTGATCCGCTTCAAGCACGGCTGGTACGAGGTGCTCATGCTCGACCTGCCGTTCTTCTGGACGGCGACCATGAGCGTGGTGATGTTCTACATCGCGAGCCAGCGCGAGATCGGCATGCAGTGGTGGAAGCGGATCAAGTATCTGCCGTTCATCATGGCGCTCGGCATCGGCATGTGCGTCAACCAGAGCAAGGCCGTGATCGAGGCGATGGTGGGCTACGAGACGGGCTTCACGCGCACGCCGAAGACCGGAATGCAGGGAAGGGACCGCAGCTGGCTGAAGAACAAGTATCGGACGCTCCTCACCGCCCAGCCGCTGCTCGAGCTCGCCCTCGGCGCATATCTCACGAGCGCCATCTGGTTCGCGCTGGACAAGGGGGTCTATTTCTCCCTCCCATTCCTGCTCCTGTTCCAGTGGGGGTTCTTCTACGTGGGTCTCGTCTCGCTCCTGCAGGGACGCATCGGCCAACTGCTGCGCTGGGTGCGCCGTCCCGCCGACGACGTCGCTGCGGCGCTGGAGTAA
- the ftsE gene encoding cell division ATP-binding protein FtsE yields MIQLFHVKKIYPGDPPVLDDITLRVHKGEFIWLTGPSGAGKSTLLRLLFCAEQPTSGQILIGGKNLGRLSQAGVPYLRRNIGVVFQDFKLLDNRTVVENVGYALEVLGASDADIRERARKRLDQVGLSHKAMSLPRRLSGGEQQRVAIARALVNEPTILLADEPTGNLDPSLTDSILQLLFDANARGTTVVVATHDRGLLQRWHRRTVGLERGKLVFDA; encoded by the coding sequence GTGATCCAGCTCTTTCACGTCAAGAAGATCTACCCCGGCGATCCGCCCGTTCTCGACGACATCACCCTGCGCGTCCACAAGGGCGAGTTCATCTGGCTGACCGGCCCCTCGGGCGCCGGGAAGAGCACCCTGCTGCGCCTGCTCTTCTGCGCGGAGCAGCCCACCAGCGGGCAGATCCTGATCGGCGGAAAGAACCTCGGCCGTCTCAGCCAGGCGGGAGTGCCCTATCTCCGGCGCAACATCGGCGTAGTCTTCCAGGACTTCAAGCTGCTCGACAACCGCACCGTGGTCGAGAACGTGGGATACGCGCTCGAGGTGCTGGGCGCTTCCGATGCGGACATCCGCGAGCGCGCCCGCAAGCGCCTCGATCAGGTCGGCCTCTCGCACAAGGCCATGAGCCTTCCCCGGCGGCTCTCCGGCGGAGAGCAGCAGCGGGTCGCCATCGCCCGCGCGCTGGTGAACGAGCCGACCATCCTGCTCGCCGACGAGCCCACCGGAAATCTCGATCCCTCGCTCACCGACAGCATTCTCCAGCTGCTCTTCGACGCGAACGCACGCGGAACGACGGTGGTGGTCGCGACGCACGACCGCGGGCTGCTCCAGCGGTGGCATCGGCGTACGGTCGGTCTCGAGCGCGGGAAGCTGGTGTTCGACGCATGA
- a CDS encoding S41 family peptidase codes for MKKLLVLCACATLGGFLAVRVAQAARDPAGPYRKLDVFSHVLSLIENNYVEPVDEAKLVYGAIDGMIHTLDPHSSFMDPRSYAALKEETEGEYGGVGLELATRGEDVVVVAPIDDTPASRAGFQPGDRLIEIDGRAMHGWRETEAVRALMGPPGTEVTVKAQRTGWAEPRSFTLVRDVVRLVSVEGKLFDRKLAYVKIKTFQDRTDAYLRKTIESLRAEAGGHLGGVILDLRHNPGGLLDQAVKVADRFMDGGVIVTTKGRGGKHVEVEKARPKNNEPRFPMTVLVDGGTASASEIVAGALQDSGRAVVIGTRTFGKGSVQTVIELEDGSGLKLTIARYYTPSGRSIQERGITPDLWVKASAADDDAPREQNLPGHFKGEDGGLVAAASLQPPAPQPLVPDDPQDDPQLKVALDALRTWTVFKRTLPQAPVRTAQP; via the coding sequence ATGAAGAAGCTTCTCGTGCTCTGCGCCTGCGCCACGCTCGGTGGCTTTCTCGCGGTGCGGGTTGCCCAGGCGGCGCGGGATCCCGCTGGCCCGTACCGCAAGCTCGACGTCTTCAGCCACGTGCTCTCGCTGATCGAGAACAACTACGTGGAACCGGTGGACGAAGCCAAGCTCGTCTACGGCGCCATCGACGGCATGATCCACACGCTCGACCCGCATTCGAGCTTCATGGACCCTCGTTCCTACGCCGCGCTCAAGGAGGAGACGGAGGGCGAATACGGCGGCGTCGGGCTCGAGCTCGCCACGCGCGGTGAAGACGTGGTGGTGGTCGCGCCCATCGACGACACGCCGGCGTCGCGCGCAGGGTTCCAGCCCGGGGACAGGCTGATCGAGATCGACGGCCGCGCCATGCATGGCTGGCGGGAGACGGAGGCGGTGCGGGCGCTGATGGGTCCTCCGGGCACCGAGGTGACCGTGAAAGCCCAGCGGACCGGGTGGGCCGAGCCGCGGAGCTTCACGCTCGTGCGCGATGTCGTCCGGCTCGTCTCCGTGGAAGGCAAGCTGTTCGATCGCAAGCTTGCGTACGTAAAGATCAAGACGTTCCAGGACCGGACCGACGCGTACCTGCGCAAGACGATCGAGTCGCTGCGCGCGGAGGCGGGCGGCCACCTCGGAGGGGTGATCCTCGATTTGCGGCACAACCCTGGCGGCCTTCTCGACCAGGCGGTGAAGGTCGCCGACCGCTTCATGGACGGAGGCGTGATCGTCACCACCAAAGGGCGCGGCGGGAAGCACGTCGAGGTGGAAAAGGCCCGGCCAAAGAACAACGAACCCCGGTTTCCCATGACGGTGCTGGTGGACGGCGGCACCGCCAGCGCCAGCGAGATCGTCGCCGGCGCGCTCCAGGATTCGGGACGCGCAGTGGTCATTGGGACGCGTACGTTCGGGAAGGGATCCGTGCAGACGGTGATCGAGCTCGAAGACGGCTCGGGCCTCAAGCTCACCATCGCGCGGTACTACACGCCGTCCGGGCGCAGCATCCAGGAACGCGGCATCACGCCCGACCTGTGGGTGAAGGCCAGCGCGGCCGACGACGACGCGCCGCGCGAACAGAACCTCCCCGGACATTTCAAGGGCGAAGACGGCGGGCTCGTTGCGGCGGCATCGCTGCAGCCCCCCGCGCCGCAGCCGCTCGTGCCCGACGACCCGCAGGACGATCCCCAGCTCAAGGTGGCGCTCGATGCGCTCCGCACCTGGACGGTCTTCAAGCGGACGTTGCCGCAGGCGCCCGTGCGCACGGCACAGCCCTGA
- a CDS encoding response regulator — MAKETVLVADGDPRNLRLVELALRRAGFVVIACATGEDGLHRLNDGGVQALICDLALPAPDGLALCRAARAKQGVPVLLMGADASAAAKARAIEAGADEYLVKPVLLKELVQRVQHLLDRRRLSDPGAPAGLTGSVRDFGLLDVFHSIESWKKSAVVRCENGGQLARVWVREGQVIDAELGPLGGDAAFWRLMTWDRGQFRVDFTSSPREARIEGGTRAALMEAMRRVDEVGRLAQELPLETQLAVDVARLEAVLGDIPDELNGVLRHFDGVRTLRAAIDLSPVDDVATMEAVQRLVRDGILRPASRSSSSLEAWVSEPPPAAVATAPTMPRIVNFPAIRGLRRERLRREAQEARMKIASGEPVRLHHVVELPPRAESEALGELRRISPAAGNAAKTFAADARLARLAGVNGELPPIAPVVATTPPPPEAARIAIRFARQRWGWLAGVAAALTIGWVLRPQPHTDRKDSPWLEGTREGAASGATAPGAYAEAVARGNDSFRQGKFGAAADQYKKAVGLRPQAVPVLVALGDAYLESDRPRNAVEPLEAAARLDPTSARAHLLLGTAYQSLGRTADATRAYRRFLELEPASEFAKDVKVILANLEG; from the coding sequence ATGGCGAAGGAGACGGTGCTGGTCGCGGACGGCGACCCGCGCAACCTGCGTCTGGTGGAGTTGGCGCTGCGCCGGGCCGGGTTCGTCGTCATCGCTTGCGCCACCGGCGAAGACGGGTTGCACCGTCTGAACGATGGGGGCGTACAGGCGCTGATCTGCGATCTTGCGCTCCCGGCGCCCGACGGTCTCGCGCTTTGCCGCGCCGCACGCGCAAAGCAAGGGGTTCCCGTCCTGCTGATGGGGGCCGACGCGTCGGCCGCCGCCAAGGCGCGGGCTATCGAGGCGGGCGCCGACGAGTACCTGGTCAAGCCGGTCCTGCTCAAGGAGCTGGTGCAGCGCGTTCAGCATCTGCTCGACCGTCGCCGGCTCTCCGATCCTGGCGCGCCCGCCGGGTTGACGGGATCGGTCCGCGACTTCGGTCTGCTCGACGTCTTTCACTCCATCGAATCGTGGAAGAAGAGCGCCGTCGTCCGCTGCGAGAACGGCGGGCAGCTCGCCCGCGTCTGGGTCCGCGAGGGCCAGGTCATCGACGCAGAACTGGGGCCGCTCGGGGGCGATGCGGCGTTCTGGCGCCTGATGACCTGGGACAGGGGGCAATTCCGCGTGGACTTCACCTCGTCGCCGCGGGAAGCGCGGATCGAGGGCGGGACGCGGGCCGCGCTGATGGAGGCGATGAGGCGCGTCGACGAAGTGGGTCGCCTGGCCCAGGAGCTTCCGCTGGAGACGCAGCTCGCCGTCGACGTGGCTCGCCTCGAAGCGGTCCTCGGCGACATCCCCGACGAGCTGAATGGAGTGCTGCGCCACTTCGACGGTGTGCGGACGCTTCGCGCCGCGATCGATCTCTCGCCGGTTGACGACGTCGCGACGATGGAGGCCGTCCAACGCCTGGTGCGCGACGGCATCCTCCGACCGGCCTCCCGCTCGTCGTCGTCGCTGGAGGCATGGGTCTCCGAACCGCCTCCGGCCGCCGTTGCCACCGCGCCGACGATGCCGCGCATCGTGAACTTTCCGGCGATCCGCGGCTTGCGGCGCGAGCGCCTGCGCCGCGAGGCGCAGGAGGCGCGGATGAAGATCGCCTCGGGTGAGCCCGTGCGGCTCCACCACGTCGTGGAGCTTCCTCCCCGCGCGGAGTCCGAAGCGCTGGGAGAGCTCCGCCGGATCTCTCCCGCCGCCGGCAACGCGGCGAAGACGTTCGCCGCCGATGCTCGACTCGCGCGGCTGGCAGGCGTGAACGGAGAGTTGCCGCCCATTGCCCCCGTGGTGGCGACCACGCCGCCGCCGCCCGAGGCCGCTCGAATTGCCATTCGCTTTGCCCGCCAGCGCTGGGGCTGGCTCGCGGGCGTGGCCGCGGCGCTGACGATCGGATGGGTACTTCGCCCACAGCCCCACACCGACAGGAAGGATTCCCCGTGGCTGGAGGGGACGAGAGAGGGCGCAGCGTCCGGGGCGACGGCCCCGGGGGCATATGCCGAGGCGGTCGCACGCGGGAACGATTCTTTCCGCCAAGGGAAGTTCGGCGCCGCCGCCGACCAATACAAGAAGGCGGTGGGGCTTCGCCCGCAGGCGGTCCCCGTCCTCGTCGCGCTGGGCGACGCATACCTCGAGTCGGATCGGCCGCGGAACGCAGTCGAGCCGCTCGAGGCCGCCGCACGGCTCGATCCGACGAGCGCGCGCGCCCATCTCCTGCTCGGCACGGCGTACCAGTCGCTCGGTCGCACCGCGGACGCGACGCGCGCGTATCGCCGGTTCCTCGAGCTGGAACCCGCGAGCGAGTTCGCGAAGGACGTCAAGGTGATCCTCGCGAACCTCGAGGGATAG